The following coding sequences are from one Beggiatoa alba B18LD window:
- a CDS encoding NADH:flavin oxidoreductase, whose amino-acid sequence MQALTERLNATLFQPFAFGRQQLPNRVVMAPMTRNHSPNGIPTTDVANYYRRRAEGGVGLIITEGTYINHPSANGYPNVPAFYGEQALAGWKKVVDAVHQAGGKIIPQLWHVGIIRRAGLEPDPTIGGVGPMDIEEDGKLVVRAMTKTDIQAVVEAFAQAARDAERIGFDGVEIHGAHEYLLDNFLWEGTNQRQDEYGGSIENRVRFPVEIVKAVRAAVNPDFPIVFRFSQWKQRDYKARLANTPDELKRILQPLANAGVDVFHASTRRFWEAEFTDSPDNLATWTQRLTNKSVITVGSIGLDRAFSLEQFQGKDYPSLQFEQLSTLAERLEQHKFDLVAVGRALLSEPEWANKVRSGHYESIKNFSSEALTTLIV is encoded by the coding sequence ATGCAAGCACTGACTGAACGTTTAAATGCAACCCTTTTTCAACCTTTTGCCTTTGGTCGCCAACAATTACCGAATCGTGTTGTAATGGCACCAATGACAAGAAACCATTCTCCCAACGGTATCCCAACTACAGACGTAGCCAATTATTATCGGCGACGGGCAGAAGGCGGTGTCGGCTTAATCATTACGGAAGGAACTTATATCAATCATCCTTCCGCAAATGGATATCCTAATGTGCCTGCATTCTATGGTGAACAAGCCCTTGCGGGTTGGAAAAAGGTCGTTGATGCCGTGCATCAAGCCGGTGGAAAAATTATTCCGCAATTATGGCACGTCGGCATTATTCGCCGTGCAGGGTTAGAGCCTGACCCGACCATTGGCGGTGTGGGTCCTATGGATATTGAAGAAGATGGCAAGCTGGTTGTACGGGCAATGACCAAAACAGATATTCAAGCCGTGGTAGAAGCCTTTGCCCAAGCAGCCCGTGATGCGGAGCGTATTGGGTTTGATGGTGTTGAAATTCATGGCGCACACGAATATCTGTTAGATAACTTTTTATGGGAAGGGACAAACCAACGGCAGGATGAATATGGTGGCTCAATTGAAAATCGAGTGCGCTTTCCTGTTGAAATTGTCAAAGCCGTGCGGGCAGCGGTTAACCCTGATTTTCCGATTGTTTTCCGTTTTTCACAATGGAAACAACGCGATTATAAAGCACGTTTAGCCAATACCCCTGACGAGTTAAAACGCATTCTGCAACCCTTAGCTAATGCTGGGGTTGATGTGTTTCACGCCAGCACACGGCGTTTTTGGGAGGCAGAATTTACCGATTCGCCCGATAACTTAGCCACATGGACACAACGCTTAACTAATAAATCAGTGATTACCGTTGGTAGCATTGGACTTGACCGTGCTTTTTCCTTAGAACAATTCCAAGGCAAAGATTATCCCAGCCTTCAATTCGAACAACTCAGCACCTTAGCTGAACGGTTAGAACAGCATAAATTTGACTTAGTTGCAGTAGGAAGAGCGTTATTATCCGAACCTGAATGGGCAAATAAAGTACGCTCAGGACATTACGAATCCATTAAAAATTTTAGCAGTGAGGCATTAACAACACTGATTGTTTAA
- a CDS encoding PLDc N-terminal domain-containing protein produces MLHFILSLLIVVADIFAILKITQSSVPVEHKVIWIVIILLLPVLGFIAWYIVGPGDKTVRLKY; encoded by the coding sequence ATGTTGCACTTTATACTGAGCTTATTAATTGTTGTTGCTGATATTTTTGCCATTCTGAAAATTACACAATCCAGCGTGCCTGTTGAACATAAAGTTATTTGGATAGTGATTATTTTATTACTGCCTGTCTTGGGTTTTATTGCATGGTATATCGTAGGACCCGGTGATAAAACGGTGCGATTAAAATACTAA
- a CDS encoding ABC transporter ATP-binding protein produces MSQFIEIIDIYKHFPVIRGYRDFLWHSIRPRYVTALHQVSLSITQGELFCILGENGAGKTTLLKILCTLMLPNSGRVLIQGLEVTQHARQIKALIGYVLSDERSFYWRLTGRENLQFFATLQNLSKAVAKARIQTLSEQFALTAYLDKPFQTYSTGTRRKLAFIRGLLTDPPLILMDEPSNALDSLSAMQIWQYIQQTLVKQQGKTVVVTEHNLQKVEQFADRFAILKQGQVKTVETLRSLRQQLQSTTRYQLSLQTSSPTVMNWLKQQGVIHQQIPLAPDQYTIEIELNPQVITPSAFLTQLVGLGASVSCFVSITPSLETLFTAYYQHV; encoded by the coding sequence ATGAGTCAATTTATTGAAATAATAGATATTTACAAACATTTCCCTGTCATTCGCGGCTATCGTGATTTTTTATGGCATTCGATACGTCCGCGATATGTCACTGCATTACATCAAGTCTCTTTATCCATTACGCAGGGCGAACTTTTTTGTATTTTGGGGGAAAACGGTGCAGGAAAGACGACTTTATTAAAGATTTTATGCACATTAATGTTACCAAACAGTGGCAGGGTTCTTATTCAAGGCTTGGAAGTCACCCAACACGCACGACAAATTAAAGCATTGATTGGTTATGTTTTAAGCGATGAGCGAAGTTTTTACTGGCGATTGACAGGGAGAGAAAATTTACAATTTTTTGCGACCTTACAAAATTTATCCAAAGCTGTTGCTAAAGCGCGGATTCAAACCTTAAGCGAACAATTTGCCCTAACTGCATATTTAGACAAGCCCTTTCAAACCTATTCTACAGGGACGCGACGCAAATTAGCATTTATTCGTGGCTTATTAACCGACCCCCCATTAATTTTGATGGACGAGCCTAGCAATGCTTTAGATAGTTTGTCTGCTATGCAAATATGGCAATACATTCAGCAAACCTTGGTCAAACAACAGGGTAAAACCGTTGTTGTTACTGAACATAATTTGCAAAAAGTAGAACAATTTGCAGACCGTTTTGCCATTTTGAAACAAGGACAGGTTAAAACAGTAGAAACGTTGCGCAGTTTACGCCAACAATTACAGTCGACGACTCGTTATCAATTGTCGTTGCAAACATCAAGCCCAACGGTGATGAATTGGCTGAAACAACAAGGTGTTATTCATCAACAAATACCCCTTGCACCAGACCAATATACGATTGAAATTGAATTAAATCCGCAAGTCATTACGCCCAGTGCATTTTTAACGCAACTGGTTGGACTAGGCGCGAGTGTTTCTTGTTTTGTTTCTATTACCCCCTCGTTAGAAACCCTTTTTACCGCGTATTATCAACATGTCTGA